A portion of the Rhodanobacter sp. AS-Z3 genome contains these proteins:
- a CDS encoding GNAT family N-acetyltransferase, which yields MNPFTPTRLHDDYVVLEPLCLDHVPALEAAAADGELWNFHVTSVPAPGHTHDYVARALQGQLDGHMLPFAVREVSSGDIVGSTRYYEIDASLPRLAIGYTWYAKRWQKSHLNTACKRLLLEHAFETLDCAAVAFHTDELNEDSQRAIERLGAQREGVLRAHKRRGDGSLRNTVCFSILAEEWPNVENWLGMRLNRLAANS from the coding sequence ATGAACCCGTTTACCCCGACCCGCCTGCATGACGATTACGTCGTGCTGGAACCGCTGTGCCTGGACCACGTGCCCGCACTGGAAGCCGCCGCTGCCGACGGCGAATTGTGGAATTTCCATGTCACCAGCGTGCCCGCGCCCGGCCACACCCACGATTACGTGGCAAGGGCGCTGCAAGGCCAGCTCGATGGCCACATGCTGCCCTTCGCGGTGCGTGAGGTCAGCAGCGGCGACATCGTTGGCAGCACGCGCTATTACGAGATCGACGCCAGCCTGCCCCGGCTCGCCATCGGTTACACGTGGTATGCGAAACGCTGGCAGAAAAGCCATCTCAACACCGCCTGCAAGCGCCTGTTGCTCGAGCACGCGTTCGAAACCCTGGACTGCGCCGCGGTGGCCTTCCACACCGACGAACTGAATGAGGATTCCCAGCGTGCGATCGAGCGCCTCGGCGCGCAGCGTGAAGGCGTCTTGCGTGCACACAAGCGCCGCGGCGACGGCAGCCTGCGCAACACCGTGTGTTTCAGCATCCTCGCCGAAGAGTGGCCGAACGTGGAGAACTGGCTGGGCATGCGCTTGAACAGGTTGGCCGCCAACTCGTAG
- the ttcA gene encoding tRNA 2-thiocytidine(32) synthetase TtcA — translation MSTPLQIFRPPAVDTGKLARRLRRQVGQAVGDFGMIDDGDKVMVCLSGGKDSYTLLDLLLQLQAKAPVRFELIAVNLDQKQPGFPEHVLPDYLRARGVPFHIIEQDTYSTVTRVIPAGKTMCSLCSRLRRGALYTWAAANGISKIALGHHRDDILATFFLNMFYQAQLKAMPPKLRSDDGRHVVIRPLAYCREDDIAEYAAQQQFPIIPCNLCGTQDNLQRQAVRRMLGEWEQQQPGRSENIFRSLTHVSPSQLADRQLFDFNFGASAVPFEWAADAADETTITQA, via the coding sequence ATGTCCACCCCGCTACAGATCTTTCGCCCACCCGCTGTGGATACCGGCAAGCTGGCCCGCCGCCTGCGTCGTCAGGTGGGGCAGGCCGTGGGCGATTTCGGCATGATCGACGACGGCGACAAGGTGATGGTGTGCCTGTCCGGTGGCAAGGATTCGTACACCTTGCTGGACCTGCTGCTGCAATTGCAGGCGAAGGCGCCGGTGCGCTTCGAGCTGATCGCGGTGAACCTGGACCAGAAGCAGCCGGGCTTTCCCGAGCATGTGCTGCCGGATTACCTGCGCGCCCGCGGCGTGCCGTTCCATATCATCGAGCAGGATACCTACAGCACGGTGACGCGGGTGATTCCCGCGGGCAAGACCATGTGCAGCCTGTGCTCGCGGCTGCGTCGTGGCGCGCTGTATACGTGGGCGGCGGCGAACGGCATCAGCAAGATCGCGCTCGGCCATCATCGCGACGATATCCTCGCCACGTTTTTCCTGAACATGTTCTACCAGGCGCAACTGAAGGCGATGCCGCCGAAGCTGCGTTCGGACGATGGTCGCCATGTGGTGATTCGCCCGCTGGCGTATTGCCGCGAAGACGACATTGCAGAATACGCCGCGCAGCAGCAGTTTCCGATCATTCCGTGCAACCTGTGCGGCACGCAGGACAACCTGCAGCGGCAGGCGGTGCGGCGCATGCTGGGCGAATGGGAACAGCAACAACCCGGCCGCAGCGAGAACATCTTTCGCTCGCTGACCCATGTGTCGCCCTCGCAACTGGCCGATCGCCAGCTGTTCGATTTCAACTTCGGTGCATCGGCCGTCCCGTTCGAATGGGCCGCCGACGCAGCCGATGAGACCACCATCACGCAGGCTTGA
- a CDS encoding recombination-associated protein RdgC: MFFRNLTLFRFSPAVATDLDRLDEALAEHRLRPCGPMEMFTKGFVPPVGRGEHEPLTHSVKQCTLLTVGGEDKLLPAAVINDELHRKVQKIAEEEDRKVGGRERKRIKEDLLNELLPRAFVRNSRMSAYVDKKNGWLVLDTSSRKSAENALSQVREALGSFPAVPLAPEEGPRVLMTDWLATGNLPAGLTLGDECELRDPATATGAIARCRRQDLDAEEVKEHLRNGKQVFMLGLTFDERITFVLGEDLIVRKLKFLDVVMDEMGDSQQDAQAELDASFALLTLELERLLGKLEEWFGLPRPADS; encoded by the coding sequence ATGTTCTTTCGCAATCTCACGCTGTTCCGCTTTTCCCCCGCCGTTGCCACCGATCTCGACCGTCTCGACGAGGCGCTGGCCGAACATCGGCTGCGTCCGTGCGGCCCGATGGAAATGTTCACCAAAGGTTTTGTGCCGCCGGTGGGCCGCGGTGAGCATGAGCCGCTCACTCACTCGGTAAAGCAATGCACCCTGCTTACGGTCGGTGGTGAAGACAAGCTGCTGCCGGCCGCGGTAATCAACGACGAGCTGCATCGCAAGGTGCAGAAAATCGCCGAGGAAGAGGACCGCAAGGTTGGCGGCCGCGAGCGCAAGCGGATCAAGGAAGACCTGCTCAACGAACTCTTGCCGCGCGCCTTCGTGCGCAACTCGCGCATGTCGGCCTATGTCGACAAGAAGAATGGCTGGCTGGTGCTGGATACCTCCAGTCGCAAGTCGGCCGAAAACGCGCTGAGCCAGGTGCGCGAGGCGCTGGGCAGTTTCCCCGCGGTGCCGCTGGCGCCGGAAGAAGGCCCGCGTGTGCTGATGACCGATTGGCTGGCCACCGGCAACCTGCCGGCCGGGTTGACCCTGGGCGACGAATGCGAGCTGCGCGACCCGGCCACTGCCACCGGCGCGATCGCGCGCTGCCGCCGGCAGGATCTGGATGCGGAGGAGGTCAAGGAGCACCTGCGCAACGGCAAGCAGGTGTTCATGCTTGGTCTCACCTTCGATGAGCGCATTACCTTTGTGCTGGGTGAGGATCTGATCGTTCGCAAGCTGAAATTCCTCGACGTGGTGATGGATGAAATGGGCGACAGCCAGCAGGACGCCCAGGCCGAGCTGGACGCCAGTTTTGCCTTGCTGACGCTGGAACTCGAGCGCCTGCTGGGCAAACTCGAAGAGTGGTTCGGCCTGCCGCGTCCTGCCGATAGCTGA
- a CDS encoding sterol desaturase family protein, whose translation MAPHPGVSTHGKGTMQRPIEQSIWSTGVDAIVRMSSTRTNYWAEVVLDSALCLLLLVVGWNRHTGGALTALLALAIGLFAFSFIEYFFHRWMFHTRIPLFTQGHDLHHARPLGYDSLPFFLPPVVLLLLAGLFVLIMPTGFGLLLASAITFGYILYGLSHFIIHHVRFKQPLLRRWAGAHHVHHYHPETNFGVTSSLWDVLLGTKYVRQARKLD comes from the coding sequence ATGGCGCCGCATCCCGGCGTGTCGACGCACGGCAAGGGAACAATGCAGCGACCGATCGAGCAAAGCATCTGGAGCACGGGCGTGGACGCCATCGTGCGCATGTCTTCCACGCGGACCAATTACTGGGCCGAAGTCGTGTTGGACAGCGCGCTGTGCCTGCTGTTGCTGGTGGTTGGCTGGAACCGGCACACCGGCGGTGCGCTGACGGCGCTGCTGGCGCTGGCGATCGGCCTGTTCGCCTTCAGCTTCATCGAATACTTTTTCCACCGCTGGATGTTCCACACCCGCATCCCGCTGTTCACCCAGGGTCATGACCTGCACCACGCCAGGCCGCTGGGCTACGACTCGCTGCCGTTCTTCCTGCCGCCGGTGGTGCTGCTGCTGCTGGCCGGCCTGTTCGTGCTGATCATGCCGACGGGTTTTGGCCTGCTGCTGGCCAGCGCGATCACCTTTGGCTACATCCTCTACGGCCTCAGCCATTTCATCATTCACCACGTGCGCTTCAAGCAGCCCTTGCTGCGGCGCTGGGCCGGTGCGCACCACGTGCACCACTATCACCCGGAAACGAATTTCGGGGTGACTTCGTCGCTGTGGGATGTGTTGCTGGGCACGAAGTACGTGCGGCAGGCGCGCAAGCTGGACTGA
- a CDS encoding DUF465 domain-containing protein, producing the protein MPVQDHAEIVHLLAELRLEHRDLDATINQRTFAFGNDELQLTRLKKRKLLLKDHIARLESKLIPDLDA; encoded by the coding sequence ATGCCGGTTCAGGATCACGCCGAAATCGTCCATTTGCTCGCCGAGTTGCGGCTGGAGCATCGTGATCTTGATGCCACCATCAACCAGCGCACTTTTGCCTTTGGCAACGACGAATTGCAGCTGACCCGGCTGAAGAAGCGGAAGTTGCTGCTGAAAGACCATATTGCGCGGCTCGAGAGCAAGCTGATCCCCGATCTCGACGCCTGA
- the pssA gene encoding CDP-diacylglycerol--serine O-phosphatidyltransferase, translating to MNKLMSAPGRLARRMLPFPRKHKPGLLPLALPSFAVPATAIEVLPDPVAFREILLQRIAQATRRIVIVTLYLQDDDAGRELLEALYAAKARAPGVQISVFVDWHRAQRGLIGKQKSEGNAGMYREYARRLGPGVEIYGVPVQTREVFGVLHLKGYVIDDTVLYSGASLNDVYLARHGRYRLDRYHLLQHAGLADAMAAFVQTYFVDSAAVRRLNVAEVPSTKSLQPAIREFRQGLQRASYTVPQDVLTAGQVAVTPLLGFGRSDNALNDALLALLRGTRERLIVLTPYFNLPRPVRLVLGQLLRRGCRIDIMVGDKTANDFYIPPGEPFKTIGLLPYLYENNLRRFARAHRRQIDSGQLNLHLWRDGDNSYHLKGLFIDDDVAVLTGNNLNPRAWSLDLENGLLLRDPEHLLHAKHAAEWAALRKHATRLDGYQSLESPRHYPPEVRKLLKRLKRTQLDRLLNRLL from the coding sequence ATGAACAAGCTGATGTCCGCACCCGGTCGCCTCGCGCGGCGCATGTTGCCTTTTCCACGCAAGCACAAGCCAGGCCTGCTTCCGCTGGCGCTGCCGTCATTCGCTGTTCCGGCGACTGCCATCGAGGTACTGCCTGATCCTGTGGCGTTCCGCGAAATACTGCTGCAGCGCATCGCTCAGGCCACTCGCCGCATCGTGATCGTGACGCTGTACCTGCAGGACGATGATGCCGGGCGTGAGTTGCTGGAAGCCTTGTATGCGGCCAAAGCACGTGCCCCCGGTGTGCAGATATCCGTGTTCGTCGACTGGCACCGGGCACAGCGTGGCCTGATCGGCAAGCAGAAGAGCGAAGGCAATGCGGGCATGTATCGCGAGTACGCCCGTCGGCTCGGCCCGGGCGTCGAGATTTATGGTGTGCCGGTGCAAACCCGTGAAGTGTTCGGCGTGCTGCACCTGAAGGGCTACGTGATTGACGACACCGTGCTGTACAGCGGCGCCAGCCTCAACGACGTGTACCTCGCACGGCACGGGCGCTACCGCCTCGATCGTTATCACCTGCTGCAACACGCCGGTTTGGCCGACGCGATGGCCGCCTTTGTGCAGACGTATTTTGTCGACAGCGCCGCGGTGCGCAGGTTGAATGTCGCCGAGGTGCCTTCCACGAAGTCGCTGCAACCGGCGATTCGCGAATTTCGTCAGGGCTTGCAGCGGGCGAGCTATACGGTGCCGCAGGACGTGCTGACGGCAGGTCAGGTGGCGGTGACGCCGCTGCTCGGCTTCGGTCGCAGTGACAACGCCTTGAACGATGCGCTGCTGGCCTTGCTGCGCGGCACGCGCGAGCGGCTGATCGTGTTGACACCGTACTTCAATCTGCCGCGACCGGTGCGGCTGGTGCTGGGCCAGTTGCTGCGGCGTGGTTGCCGCATCGACATCATGGTCGGCGACAAGACCGCCAACGATTTCTACATCCCGCCGGGTGAGCCGTTCAAGACCATCGGCTTGCTGCCCTATCTCTACGAAAACAATCTGCGCCGGTTTGCTCGTGCGCATCGTCGGCAGATCGACAGCGGACAGCTCAACCTGCATCTGTGGCGCGACGGCGACAACAGCTACCACCTGAAAGGGTTGTTCATTGACGACGACGTCGCCGTGTTGACCGGCAACAATCTCAATCCGCGCGCGTGGTCACTGGATCTGGAGAATGGCTTGTTGCTGCGTGATCCGGAACATCTTTTGCACGCCAAGCACGCGGCGGAATGGGCGGCATTGCGCAAGCATGCGACGCGTCTGGACGGCTATCAGTCGCTGGAAAGCCCGCGGCACTATCCGCCCGAGGTACGCAAGTTGCTGAAGCGGCTCAAGCGCACCCAGCTCGATCGGCTGCTCAACCGACTGTTGTAG
- a CDS encoding amino acid aminotransferase: MSFFASVEMAPGDPILGLTETYVADPRPGKINLGVGIYVDEQGRIPLLPTVREVEQALAADAKPRGYLPIEGLAAYNQLTQQLVFGAESPLLAAGRVATAQTIGGSAALRVAADLLKLVRGAGAKIAISNPSWGNHHVVFRTAGFELLEYRYYDAATHGLDFAGMLEDLGRLEPGTVVLLHACCHNPTGVDLDATQWKQLIELLKERKLLPFVDMAYQGFDKSTEADAMAVRLLGESGIDAFVVANSYSKSFSLYGERVGALSMVGADRDEAARLQSKIKQVIRTIYSSPSTHGAALVAGVLGSSELRVRWEQELGEMRGRIHTMRAGLVDKLAALGAPEFGFINRQAGMFSYSGLSKAQVHRLRDEFAIYALDSGRICVAALNHSNLDTVAAAVAAVTR, from the coding sequence GTGTCCTTCTTTGCTTCCGTTGAAATGGCTCCGGGCGATCCTATCCTGGGCCTTACCGAGACTTACGTTGCCGATCCGCGGCCGGGCAAGATCAATCTTGGCGTGGGTATTTATGTCGACGAACAGGGGCGTATTCCGCTGTTGCCGACCGTGCGTGAAGTGGAGCAGGCGCTGGCTGCGGACGCCAAACCGCGTGGCTATCTGCCGATTGAAGGTCTGGCTGCCTACAACCAGCTGACCCAGCAACTGGTGTTCGGTGCGGAATCACCGCTGCTGGCCGCTGGCCGCGTGGCCACCGCGCAAACCATCGGCGGCAGCGCGGCGTTGCGCGTGGCGGCCGACTTGCTCAAGCTGGTTCGCGGTGCCGGCGCCAAGATCGCGATCAGCAACCCGAGCTGGGGCAATCATCATGTGGTCTTCCGCACGGCCGGCTTCGAACTGCTGGAATACCGCTACTACGACGCCGCCACGCATGGTCTGGATTTCGCCGGCATGTTGGAAGACCTGGGTCGGCTGGAGCCGGGTACAGTGGTGCTGCTGCACGCCTGCTGTCACAACCCAACTGGCGTCGATCTGGACGCGACGCAATGGAAGCAGCTGATCGAGCTGCTGAAGGAGCGCAAGCTGCTGCCGTTCGTCGATATGGCCTATCAAGGCTTCGACAAAAGCACCGAGGCCGACGCCATGGCCGTCCGTCTGCTAGGCGAGTCCGGTATCGACGCGTTCGTGGTCGCCAACTCGTATTCGAAATCGTTCTCGCTGTACGGCGAACGTGTTGGTGCATTGTCGATGGTGGGCGCGGATCGTGACGAAGCCGCACGGCTGCAGTCGAAGATCAAGCAAGTCATCCGCACGATCTATTCCAGCCCGTCGACGCACGGTGCCGCGCTGGTGGCTGGGGTACTCGGCAGCAGCGAACTGCGGGTACGCTGGGAACAGGAGCTCGGTGAAATGCGTGGACGCATTCACACGATGCGCGCGGGCCTAGTCGATAAACTGGCCGCGCTTGGTGCGCCGGAGTTTGGTTTCATCAATCGCCAGGCCGGCATGTTTTCGTACTCCGGCCTGAGCAAGGCCCAGGTGCATCGGCTGCGCGACGAGTTCGCCATCTACGCGCTGGACAGCGGCCGTATCTGCGTGGCCGCATTGAATCATTCGAATCTCGACACTGTGGCTGCCGCCGTGGCTGCCGTGACACGTTGA
- a CDS encoding SprT family zinc-dependent metalloprotease: MAQHLEGDWLELATVGGSLIRVLKSAHPRARRLRLTITPQGARVTYPVGTHPAQVSAFLRTHAEWLEQKLDELHLIVEPLPPLRVGYPCSFPLRGETMSLDWAEGPYPKIEAQAEGLTLVIPRPHTRALPIARGLLASHLESLIRRDVSRWLAGYVPLLGLAPTSLRIRPMKSLWGSLDTRDRINLDLSLALAPPAALRYVLVHELCHLKVRNHSPRFWNQVENLLPGWREQRDWLRQHGAMLKAELDRLVDDMAD; the protein is encoded by the coding sequence ATGGCGCAGCATCTGGAAGGCGACTGGCTGGAACTGGCCACGGTGGGCGGCAGCCTGATCCGGGTGCTGAAGTCCGCCCATCCGCGCGCGCGCCGTCTGCGACTCACCATCACGCCGCAAGGTGCGCGGGTGACCTATCCGGTGGGCACGCATCCGGCCCAGGTCAGTGCGTTCCTGCGTACCCACGCCGAGTGGCTGGAGCAGAAGCTCGACGAGTTGCATCTGATCGTCGAGCCGTTGCCACCATTGCGGGTGGGCTATCCGTGCAGCTTCCCGCTGCGCGGCGAGACGATGTCACTGGATTGGGCTGAAGGTCCGTATCCGAAGATCGAGGCGCAGGCCGAAGGGCTCACCTTGGTGATTCCGCGACCGCATACGCGCGCACTGCCGATCGCCCGTGGACTGCTGGCTTCGCATCTGGAATCGCTGATTCGGCGCGATGTCTCGCGCTGGCTGGCGGGCTATGTGCCGCTGCTGGGGCTGGCGCCTACCTCACTGCGCATCCGTCCGATGAAAAGCCTGTGGGGCAGTCTGGACACGCGCGACCGCATCAACCTCGACCTCTCGCTGGCGCTGGCACCGCCCGCCGCGCTGCGTTATGTGCTGGTGCACGAGTTGTGTCACCTGAAGGTGCGCAATCATTCGCCGCGTTTCTGGAATCAGGTGGAAAACCTGTTGCCAGGCTGGCGCGAACAGCGTGACTGGCTGCGCCAGCACGGCGCGATGCTCAAGGCGGAACTCGACCGGCTGGTCGATGACATGGCCGACTGA